The genomic stretch ATAAGTTAACCTCTGGGCAACAAAATACATATTTCGGAACCACAAACCACAACATTGGCATGCTTTTCTTCCGACTTGCGTCCCGCAGTTTCGCGGAGAAACCACTCGCGCTGGAAACGAACGTAGCGTGCTGTGTCAGCGGAAGATTTTCGCGAAGTACTCCCTGAATTCGCCGCCGCTAAGATTGGTCTGTTCAGAGAGTTTTTTAAGGGTCGGGGGTGTTTCGATATCGTCGCGGTTTAACTTGATCATGTATTTCTGCGAAACCTCGTAGGCTTCTGTGTTCTTGTCCATATATCTCACTTTGATGCTGTTTGTCTTTTCATCTATTAGTTCTTGAAACGGGATCGCTTGTATTTTTCCCGTTCTTACGTATACAAGAGCCCCCTCTCCCCCTCCGTCAAGCAGGTACTTGACGGCGCAGTAGCCGAGCTTTCGCGTATAATCGACGTCAAACGGAATCGGATTGGCCGAGCGCATTTCATAGCCAAGTCTCTTGTGCACCAGTTCCACTTCGACTCCTTTCTCGGAGAGTTTTTCGCCAAGAGTGCTTTTGAGAAGCTGACCGAAGTTAACGTCAACGTATCTTATTCTTCCCATGCCGTCTTTGTCCATAAGTCCCAAGTCAACGGGATCTATCTTGTCAAGCATTCCTTCGGCGAGTATCGCCACTCCGTAATCCCTCCCCATGCTCATTCTTTTTATTATGGAACCCTCGAGAATGGCTATGACTTTCTCAAGCGGGACTTTCTCCTCTTCGAAATCCTCTGGGATTATCGTTATTGTGGCTCCTGATGACTGCCCGATTCCAAGAGCCAGATGGCCAGTTCTTCTCCCCATGGTTATAACCAGAAACCACCTGCCCGTAGTTCTCGCCTCTTCCATTATGTTATTCATTATCTTTGCTCCTACATCCCTTGCGGTCTCGAATCCGAAGGTTGATATGTAGTCGGGAAGGGCGATATTGTTGTCTATTGTTTTGGGCAGGTGCGCTATTTTTAATCTTCCCCCGAAGTGCTCGTGAAGCGTCTTTGCGAGAAACATTGTTCCATCGCCGCCTATGGTTATCAGGTTGCCTATGCCGAGTTTTTCAATCGAGGAAACCGTGTTTTTAAAGGTTTGCTCAGTCGCAAGGGGACTTTGTCTTGATATTCCGATAATCGAGCCGCCGGTTGTGTGAATCCTCGAAGTGTTCTGGATATCAAGATCTAGAACTTTCGATGTGTCTCCCATGGATATCCACTTAAACCCGTCGAGAATTCCAATTACTTTCTTCCCTCTGTTTCTGGCCTCGATAGTGGCCGAGCTTATCACGCCGTTTATCCCGGGGGCGGGTCCTCCGGCCGCTATTATTCCCAGATTATCCATTTTCTTGCTAGTCATCTTGTCCGTACCACCCCGCTCCGTAACCGGCTTTGTATTTCTTGCTTCGGTATCCCCGCGTGTAAAGAAAACTCCCCCCAGCTATGGCTCCGCAGGCGAATCCTGACATGTGCGCCCACAGGCCCTCGGTTCCCGCGTCACCAATATAGCCGATTCCGGTCAGAAACTGAACGACAAACCAGAAAATTATGAAAAGATAAGCCCTTATGCGCACGAAGTAGACAAACACCAGGACTATGAAAAGCGTAAGGATTTTTGATCTTGGAAAAAAGAGCATGTACGCGCCCAGGACTCCGGAAACCGCCCCGCTTGCTCCTATTACCGGAACTGCTGAATGGGAGTTTAGAGCCACTTGGATGAATACGGCTACCATCCCGCACACGAGATAGAAAAGCAGGTATCTTGCGTGGCCCAGCAGGTCTTCAATCGCGTTTCCGAATATGTAGAGGAAAATCAGATTTCCGGCTACGTGTATCCAGTTCTCATGGATGAACATGGAACTGAAATATTTTGCCGTTCTGTCAAGGAATCCGTAGGCCTCGAGGGTGGTTATCTTGGTGGGCACAATACCGTGCGTATGGTAGAACATCTCAAGCGTCTCCCCTGTCAGAGAAAGGGTATACGCGAAAACCAGTACGTTTACGGCGAGAAGCGCGTAATTCACAAAGGGAAAGATCTCGGTTTTTATTGTACTTCTAATCGGTATCATTATTGTGACAATTATACTTAAGGCAGTTCCGGGAGTTAGGGTAAATTGCGAAAACGCCGCACGGATTTTCTGACAAGGATAAGGACGGACATGGAAAAGAAGTTCCGCGAGGCAACTTGCCTTCTGGTAAACGTCGCGGTGTTCGACTCCGCCTCAGGCGGCGACCTGGGGATTCCTGAGAACTTGTCTGCGCCCGAGCTTCTTCAGAAGCTTCGTTCCCTTGAAGTGGAAATTGTCTTTTACGGTTCCGGGGGCGGGGACTTCGTCTCAACAAATGGGTTTGGGGGTCTGATTGAAGAGAACGGTCACCAAATAACCGCCGATCGCGCTTACGTTCTGGACAGCGTGGGGAGAAAGGACAGCGTGCTGCTGGGCTCCGAGCTCTCCGACGTTGATTTTTTCCTCTCCGGGGTTTTCTCCGTATCGCCAAGCTCCGCTCCGCTTGACCTCAAGGCGGTTTCGAGCTACGTATCGAACTTCGATGGAGAGGCGGTTTTCACGGAGCTTGGAAACCTGATTGCTAACTCGAAAAGGGAAGACCGGGAATAGGTTTTTATGAATGAAACTACGCGACTCTCGATGCTTATAAAGAATCACGCGCTTGCCCTGGGCTTTGACCTTGTGGGGATAAGCCCGGCGGAGGGTCATTACGCGGAAGCGGACTTTTTCGAGCGGTGGCTCGGGCGGGGTTACGCGGGGGAGATGAACTATCTTGAGAGAGGGCTTCTTAAGAGGAAGGAAGTGGAAAGGGTTCTCCCCGGCGCCAGGTCGGTTGTTTCCTGCGCCGTTAACTACAATACGGAGAATCCACGCTCGACGGAAGCTTCGGGTGGCGGCTGGATATCGAGGTACGCTTGGGGAGACGATTACCACGACGTAATGGGAGAGATGCTCGACGGGCTTGCGGACTACATAACGGGTCTTTTCCCCGAAGAAACAGGTGTCAGGACTTACGTGGATACGGGGCCGGTTCTTGAGAAAGTGCACGCGAGTCGCTCGGGAGTGGGTTGGGTGGGTAAAAACACCTGTCTTATTAATCAGAAGGTCGGCTCCTGGCTTTTTTTGGGAGAGGTGATAACCGACATCGAGCTTGACTACGACTCGGCGGCTGAAGACCGCTGCGGTACCTGCACCAGGTGCATAGACGCCTGTCCCACCGATGCCATAGTAGAGCCTTACGTGCTTGACGCTAGGAAATGCATCTCCTACCTCACGATAGAGCTTAAGGGGAAAATGCCGCTTGAGCTGAGGGAAGGGGTGGAAAACAATGTTTTCGGCTGCGATGTATGTCAGGACGTGTGTCCGTGGAACCACGACGCTCTTTTTACTCTCAAAGAAAGCTTCAGGCCGCGGGAAAAACTGCTCAGTCCCGATTTCAAATGGCTTCTCGAACTTGACGGGGACGGTTTCCGGGAGGTTTTCAGAAAGAGTCCGGTCAAGAGGGCCAAGCGCAGGGGTTTCATGAGAAATGTGCTCGTGGCTGTTGGAAATTCGGGAAATAAGGAGTATATAGAATACGCAAGGAGCCTTCTCGGAGATGATGAGCCGATCGTAAGGGCTCACGCGGTCTGGGCGCTCTGGATGCTCGGGAGAGAGGATTGCAGGGGCGAGCTTGAGTGTCTGCTTGAGACCGAAACCGACGGGGAAGTGCTGGAAGAAATTCACCATGCTATCGGTTCCCCGCGAAACTGAGGTTTGTTTCTCATGAGTTATGAAAAAGACGAAATAATAAAGGCGAACAAAAAATTCTACGACGCCCGCAATCGCTACGATGTTGAACTCATAGAGCGGGTCTGGCTTACCGACGGCAGGGCCAAGTGCGTTCACGCGGGCTGGCCGATAATTCTCGGATGGGAGGCGATAAGGGAGAGCTGGAAGACCATTTTCGAGACGGGTGGATTTGACCGCGTTGATATTTCGAATTTCTTTGTTGACGTGAAGGGAAATTCGGCCTGGCTTAACTGCGTTGAGAGAGCGACTTACTCAATAGACGATCGCAGGGTTGTGGTGCTGGCCCAGGCGACCAACATATTTGAGCTTGCTGATGGAGAGTGGAAGATGGCGCTTCACCACGCTTCCCTGATGCCTATTCCTCGCACGGAGATTGATTACGAGAATCTTCAGTAAGGAGACTGAGTCTCTCCCCGATTAAGTAAACCAGCTGCTGGCAACCCTCTCCCGTGACCGCGGATATGCTTAGGGTTTCGATGTCCTTTCCCTTGAGCTGTCTTGCCGTCTCCGCTTCTCTGTCTTTGGCTTCAACGATATCGATTTTGTTGAGAACGACCAGCTGAGGCTTCTCGGCAAGCTTCGCCGAGTACTCCCTTAGCTCCGAGTTGATCTTGTCAAAATCCTCTACGGGGTCCCTCCCCGAAATCGGGTCAAGATCAAGCATGTGAACCAGAAGGCGGGTTCTCTCCACGTGTTTTAGGAACTGGATGCCAAGCCCGAGTCCCTTGTGGGCTCCCTCGATGATCCCGGGGATGTCCGCGATTACGAAAGACTGATGGTCCCCGTAGCTTACTACCCCGAGGTTGGGAACGAGAGTTGTGAAAGGGTAGCCTGAGATTTTGGGTCTCGCGGCCGAGATTTTCGATATGAGGGTTGATTTCCCCGCGTTTGGAAACCCGAGGATGCCGACGTCGGCAAGCACCTTAAGTTCGAGCTTTACTTCCCTACGCACTCCGGGGCGCCCGCTCTCTACTTGTCTCGGCGCCCGGTTAGTCGGCGATACGAACCTTGAGTTTCCTCTGCCTCCGCCGCCTCCCTTGGCCACAGTAAAGCGCTCACCGTCCTCGATGAGGTCAGCAAGCGTTTCTCCGTCTTCAGAGGAAGTTATCACTGTTCCCGCTGGAACTGGGATGATTAGGTCGGAACCCGATTTTCCGTGCTGATCCTTGCCCCTTCCGGGCTGGCCGTTCTGGGCTTTGTATTCTTTTTTGTACCTGTAGTCAAGAAGCGAGGACATGTTCGCGTCAGCGACCACCACCACGTCTCCCCCCTTGCCGCCGTCGCCGCCGTTGGGGCCTCCCTTGGGAACGAACTTCTCCCTTCTGAAGCTGACGCATCCGTTGCCGCCGTTACCTGATATAACGGTTATTTTCGCCTCGTCTATAAACTGCATTTTGGTTTGGGCGGGTGAGAATCATCTCGCCGGGGCTTCGGTCTTGCGGATGGTCTGGAGGTTTTTCGGACGACCCCCTCCGGGGCGAAGCCCTAGAGCTGTTTTTGATGTTCCGCTATGTCCTTTTTTACGTTTCCCGTTATACCGTCCCAGTATCTCCACCAGTAGGAATCCGGTTCGTGGTTTGCCTTCTGCTGCTCGGCCCAGATGAGAACCTGCATGTGGTCTCCGTGATAGAGCACCAGTTTCTTCGCAGCGTCGGCAACCTCTTCATCGTTTATCGGAAGCTTGTTGAGCTCCCCGTCAAAAATGGCCTTTATCTCTTTTATGTAGGGAGCGGCGGCTCTTGAAATCTCCTTGATTTTCTCAGCCGGGGTTGCTACATCTCCCGGAAAAGATTCCTTTACGTTTTTCATGAGGTCCACGAAGTCAAGAAGATTGTCAAGAGAGTCCTGAGCCTTCTTCACTTCCTTGAGACATCCCGTGAGTTCCTTTACGTTTACATTTAAAGACATTAAACCGCCTCCTTGATTGCAATCATGCCCCGCCCGGGGGCAGTTCTGATTCTACCACATAATCCATTACTTTACCCTGTATACCAGAAGTCCAGGCTTGTTTTTCATGTAGGTGGCGAGGTCCTCGTCCAGCACCTTTTCGTGTACCGTGGAAGCGTGACGCAGGTAAACCACGCCGTTCTTTCTGACGGCTATTCCCGTGTGAGAGACGTCAAGGCCGTCTTTATCGGAGTAGATCCCGAGGTAGTCCCCCGTTTTTATCTCCTGGAGAACTGGCGGGCTTAACTTCTCAGAGGGGACGTAGCTTACGTCCCTTTTTACTGTCGCAAGTCCCGGAAGCCAGGGAGAGCCGTCTGTTTTTCTGTTCAGTTCCTTGGTCACGGCTGCCGTTGCGTCGCCCCCGATTTCACGGGTTACATCACGGGCGTTTTTATCGTCTCCGTTTACCCAGTCGGAGAAAAAGTGTTTTCTGCTCTCCCACCGCACAGCGCCGTCTTTATATCTCGTTTTCACGAGTTCTTCCTTGAATTCCCCGAAGCTTCCTGAAAGCCTGAGCGACTCCACGTAGTCAATATAGGTAAAGCAGTCAACCCCTGAGAGATCCACTGTAAGCTGCTCCGTCTCGCCGCTTGCTCCACCAAGGGTGTTTCCCGCGTAGGGAGTTCCGAGAAATTTCTCCGAGAGAAATTCTATTTTGGCGGCGGAACCGTCCTTTAAGGCTGCCTGCTCCATCAGGGTTTCTATTTCCTGCTGCGTCCAGTCCCCAAGAATCACTTTTTCTGAGTGTACAGTCGAGAAGTCTTTTCCGAAGACCGTGAACAGGAACTTGGCCGCGACAACTATGACGATCAGAAGAAAGAGATTTTTGATTATTCTTTTCATGGCTCTACCCCGGCGACCCGATGTTTATTCCGGCAAGGAGAAAAAGATCGTCTCCGAGCAGGTAAAGCACGGCCGAGAGGGAAAGAAAGGGGCCGTAGGCTATGGCATGTCCCGGATCTTTCTTGCGCAGTATTATAACCGAGAGTCCGATAAGGGTTCCCAGGATGGAACTCAGAAATATTACGACCAACACCCCCCACATTCCGAAAAAAGCTCCCAGCATCGCTACGAGCTTTACGTCGCCCATTCCCATTCCTTCTTTTTTTCTCAAGTTCCTGTATGCCATGGCGATCAGCAAGAAAGCGCCTCCTCCAAGCAGCGTCCCCCCTATGGAATTAAAAATGGCGATACTGGCCGTCGCGGGCAGAAAGTCCCCAAGGCCGGAGAAAAAAACCGCTTCGGCCGCGGCCGCCCAGTCGGTTCTGACCGCGTTTAGCAAAACCCCGGCTGCTATTCCGGGAAGCGTTATCATGTCGGGAATGATCAGGTGTCTTATGTCTATCAGCGTTATAGTCACAAGTCCCGTGCAGAGCGCCAGGTAGAAGAACACTTCAAGCGACACTCCGAACTCCCTGTAGAGAAAAACCGCCAGCACAGCGCAGAGAAGTTCTACGAGCGGGTACTCGGCCGATATCCGCTCTTCGCAGTAGGCGCACTTGCCTCTAAGCAATAGCCAGCTCAGGATCGGAATGTTGTGAAGGGCCCTTATGGGGGTTTCGCAGCTTGTGCAGCGGGAACGCGGAGAGACTATCGAGACTCCGGCTGGAATTCTCATTGTGCAGACGTTCGCGAAGCTTCCAAGTGCTGCTCCCAGAATGAAAAACCATATTTCGGGAACGATGCTATGAAGAAAAAGAAAAGAACTTTCCAAGGCGATTCCTGTCCTAGTTGCGGCTTTCGTTAAGCGTTTCTTTTCTGCAGTTCCGAAAGCGCCAGGTCAAAATGTCTTCTGCAGAGCTTGATGACTTTCCTGTTCTTCCCCAGATGCTCTTTTATCGCGTGCAAAGATGCCCTGTTGCATACGAGCTTTACGTCCGCTCCGGTTCTGCCTTCAAGCTGTTCTGCAAGTGCGGTGAGTTTCACGTCCGTCCCGAGAGGCTTTTTCCGAGTGTGGATTTTGAGGATCTCGAGAATTTCCTCTTTTGAAGGAGTCGGGATCTCGACCACGAGATCGAATCTTCCCGGTCTCAGAAGCGCCGGTTCTATCATGTCAATCCTGTTTGTCGCGGCAAGCACCAGCACATCCGGGAGTTCCTCAACCCCGTCAATCTCGGCAAGCAGCTGGCTTACCACCCTTTCGCTCACGCGGGTCGAGTTAGATTCGGAGCGTCTCGGGCAAAGGGCGTCGAGCTCGTCGAAAAACACTATGCAGGGAGAAACCTGTTTTGCCTTTTTGAAAACTTCCCTTACGGCGCGCTCCGATTCACCGACGTACTTGGAGAGAAGCTCCGCTCCCTTTATGGAAATGAAGTTAACATCCGTTCTGTTGGCAAGCGCTTTTGCGAGGAGGGTCTTTCCCGTTCCCGGAGGGCCGTGAAGCAATATTCCCTTGGGTGACTCTACGTCCAAGGCCTCGTAGAAATTCCTGTGCTTCATGGGCCATATGACGGATTCAATCAGGTCGTCTTTTACGTTCTCAAGACCTCCGACGTCATCCCAGGAGGTTTTCGGTATCTCAGCCACTATCTCCCTTATTGCGGAGGGATCGATATTTCGAAGCGCCTCAAGGAAGTCTTCCATGCCGACTTCTACAAGAAAGCTGTGTGCGACGTTGGAGACGAAGTCCTGCTCCATGTCCGGCAGAATGTTGGTAAGAGAATTTATTGCCGCCTCCCTGCAGAGATTCTCTATGTCGGCCCCCACGTAGCCACTTGAGAGTTCGGAGAGTCTCTG from Candidatus Dadabacteria bacterium encodes the following:
- a CDS encoding 6-phosphofructokinase; this translates as MTSKKMDNLGIIAAGGPAPGINGVISSATIEARNRGKKVIGILDGFKWISMGDTSKVLDLDIQNTSRIHTTGGSIIGISRQSPLATEQTFKNTVSSIEKLGIGNLITIGGDGTMFLAKTLHEHFGGRLKIAHLPKTIDNNIALPDYISTFGFETARDVGAKIMNNIMEEARTTGRWFLVITMGRRTGHLALGIGQSSGATITIIPEDFEEEKVPLEKVIAILEGSIIKRMSMGRDYGVAILAEGMLDKIDPVDLGLMDKDGMGRIRYVDVNFGQLLKSTLGEKLSEKGVEVELVHKRLGYEMRSANPIPFDVDYTRKLGYCAVKYLLDGGGEGALVYVRTGKIQAIPFQELIDEKTNSIKVRYMDKNTEAYEVSQKYMIKLNRDDIETPPTLKKLSEQTNLSGGEFREYFAKIFR
- a CDS encoding rhomboid family intramembrane serine protease; the encoded protein is MNYALLAVNVLVFAYTLSLTGETLEMFYHTHGIVPTKITTLEAYGFLDRTAKYFSSMFIHENWIHVAGNLIFLYIFGNAIEDLLGHARYLLFYLVCGMVAVFIQVALNSHSAVPVIGASGAVSGVLGAYMLFFPRSKILTLFIVLVFVYFVRIRAYLFIIFWFVVQFLTGIGYIGDAGTEGLWAHMSGFACGAIAGGSFLYTRGYRSKKYKAGYGAGWYGQDD
- the queG gene encoding tRNA epoxyqueuosine(34) reductase QueG; this translates as MNETTRLSMLIKNHALALGFDLVGISPAEGHYAEADFFERWLGRGYAGEMNYLERGLLKRKEVERVLPGARSVVSCAVNYNTENPRSTEASGGGWISRYAWGDDYHDVMGEMLDGLADYITGLFPEETGVRTYVDTGPVLEKVHASRSGVGWVGKNTCLINQKVGSWLFLGEVITDIELDYDSAAEDRCGTCTRCIDACPTDAIVEPYVLDARKCISYLTIELKGKMPLELREGVENNVFGCDVCQDVCPWNHDALFTLKESFRPREKLLSPDFKWLLELDGDGFREVFRKSPVKRAKRRGFMRNVLVAVGNSGNKEYIEYARSLLGDDEPIVRAHAVWALWMLGREDCRGELECLLETETDGEVLEEIHHAIGSPRN
- a CDS encoding nuclear transport factor 2 family protein, giving the protein MSYEKDEIIKANKKFYDARNRYDVELIERVWLTDGRAKCVHAGWPIILGWEAIRESWKTIFETGGFDRVDISNFFVDVKGNSAWLNCVERATYSIDDRRVVVLAQATNIFELADGEWKMALHHASLMPIPRTEIDYENLQ
- the obgE gene encoding GTPase ObgE: MQFIDEAKITVISGNGGNGCVSFRREKFVPKGGPNGGDGGKGGDVVVVADANMSSLLDYRYKKEYKAQNGQPGRGKDQHGKSGSDLIIPVPAGTVITSSEDGETLADLIEDGERFTVAKGGGGGRGNSRFVSPTNRAPRQVESGRPGVRREVKLELKVLADVGILGFPNAGKSTLISKISAARPKISGYPFTTLVPNLGVVSYGDHQSFVIADIPGIIEGAHKGLGLGIQFLKHVERTRLLVHMLDLDPISGRDPVEDFDKINSELREYSAKLAEKPQLVVLNKIDIVEAKDREAETARQLKGKDIETLSISAVTGEGCQQLVYLIGERLSLLTEDSRNQSPCEE
- a CDS encoding DUF1460 domain-containing protein; amino-acid sequence: MKRIIKNLFLLIVIVVAAKFLFTVFGKDFSTVHSEKVILGDWTQQEIETLMEQAALKDGSAAKIEFLSEKFLGTPYAGNTLGGASGETEQLTVDLSGVDCFTYIDYVESLRLSGSFGEFKEELVKTRYKDGAVRWESRKHFFSDWVNGDDKNARDVTREIGGDATAAVTKELNRKTDGSPWLPGLATVKRDVSYVPSEKLSPPVLQEIKTGDYLGIYSDKDGLDVSHTGIAVRKNGVVYLRHASTVHEKVLDEDLATYMKNKPGLLVYRVK
- a CDS encoding prepilin peptidase, with product MESSFLFLHSIVPEIWFFILGAALGSFANVCTMRIPAGVSIVSPRSRCTSCETPIRALHNIPILSWLLLRGKCAYCEERISAEYPLVELLCAVLAVFLYREFGVSLEVFFYLALCTGLVTITLIDIRHLIIPDMITLPGIAAGVLLNAVRTDWAAAAEAVFFSGLGDFLPATASIAIFNSIGGTLLGGGAFLLIAMAYRNLRKKEGMGMGDVKLVAMLGAFFGMWGVLVVIFLSSILGTLIGLSVIILRKKDPGHAIAYGPFLSLSAVLYLLGDDLFLLAGINIGSPG